ACTGTTCCAGAAGAAGCGGGCGAACGGGATGACCGAAAAGACTTCGCCGTAGTTCGACCATTGCCAGATCTGCGGAATCCACCAGCTGGCCCCGACCTCGGCCAGGGGTTTCAGGCTGGTCAGGACCATCCAGATGAACGGCACCATCATGATCAGTCCGAGAAACGCGAGAAGTGCATGGTGCAGGGCCCACCGGGCCTGGCCTGGCTCGGATCGTGGTCTGCGCGGATGCACCATTTCGTCCCCGTCAGTCATTGGTGTAGCGGCTGCCGAACTTGAAATTGATCGCGGTCACCGCAAAAACCAGGGCAAAGAGCGCCCAGGCCACGGCGGAGGCAAAGCCGAGACGCCCGGTCTCGAAACCCTCGATATAGACAAAGTAACTCAGGGTGGTGGTGGCCCCGGCCGGTCCGCCCTGGGTCATGGTTCGCGCCATCTCGAACCCGCCCTGGAGTCCCTGGATGATGCTCATGATGAAGATGAAAAAGGTGACCGGTGCCAATTGCGGCCAGGTCACGTGCCAGAAGCGCTGCCGACCCGAAGCCCCGTCCATCGAAGCCGCCTCATAAAGTTCGGTCGGTACATTGGAGAGTCCGGCCAGGTAGAGGATCATGTTGTTCGAACCGATCGCCGCCCAGAGGGCCATGATCATGATGGAGGGCTTGGCCCAGTAATAGTCCGCCAGCCAGAGTGGGGGCTGCAGGCCGTCCGAGGCCATGGAAGGAAGTGCCCCCCCCAGGCGGGCCAATCCGATCAGGGCAAGGACGGAAACGGTGGTGAGAAGACCGAGCAGGACCGTCCCGCCCAGACCGCGATCGGCGAGGGGCCTCCGCCTCCCCCGGACCCGTGCCTCGGGGCGGACCCACAATCCGGCAAGAAACCCCACTGCGGGAAGCCAGCCGAAAGGGCCGGGAACCCAGCGGATGGACAAAAGGCAGATGATCGAGGAGGCGACGGAAGAGAGGAGGAGCGCCAGCCAGCCGGTTTCGCCCCCATACCAGTTCTTCAGGCTCCAGCGGACAAACCGCCGGACCGTTTCCGCCGCGAGCAGGAAGAGCAGGACGGGGCCAAGGGTGAAGGCCCATTCGGGCAGGCGTCGGACCACCCACGCGACTCCACGGAGGCAGGGCTCGAGGAGCGCATTGACCGGCCCGGCCTGCGGATCGTAGAGCTTCTTCCAGAGGACATAGGTGGCCACGCCGGCCGTGAAGTGGGGGGTGTAGAAGAGGGTTCGGTAGACCGTATTGCCGGTCAACATGCCGCCGGCCAGGATGCTGAGGAAGAGCAGCAGAAGGAACCATCCGATCGCGGGAACGGAAAAGCCGGAAAGCCCGAGCACCGCCAGGCTGACCAGGAGCACCGATCCCGATATCACGAGGGGCCGGGTCCGCCAGCCCGGACGGCGCTTCATCGGCGAGGAGAGCAGAAGGGCAGCCCCCAGGCTTCCGGCGATGGCAAACGGGATCCCCATCATCAGGAAGAGCGTATTGCCGAGAAACTGCCGGAACTCGGGATGCCCGAGAAGCTCGCGAAAGTGGGACAGCCCGACAAAGACCAGGGGTTCCCTGCGGAATATATTGTGCAGTTGCAGGTCCCAATTGGTGAAGGCGAAGGCGAAACTGATGATGAGTGGCGCCAGGGTGAAGACGAGGAAACCGACGAGGTTCGGACCGATGAAGGCCAGCCCGACGAGCAATCGCCGGCGCCGGCGCCAGACCAGACCGGATGCATCTTGCG
This sequence is a window from Opitutaceae bacterium. Protein-coding genes within it:
- a CDS encoding sugar ABC transporter permease, with the translated sequence MNAAPQDASGLVWRRRRRLLVGLAFIGPNLVGFLVFTLAPLIISFAFAFTNWDLQLHNIFRREPLVFVGLSHFRELLGHPEFRQFLGNTLFLMMGIPFAIAGSLGAALLLSSPMKRRPGWRTRPLVISGSVLLVSLAVLGLSGFSVPAIGWFLLLLFLSILAGGMLTGNTVYRTLFYTPHFTAGVATYVLWKKLYDPQAGPVNALLEPCLRGVAWVVRRLPEWAFTLGPVLLFLLAAETVRRFVRWSLKNWYGGETGWLALLLSSVASSIICLLSIRWVPGPFGWLPAVGFLAGLWVRPEARVRGRRRPLADRGLGGTVLLGLLTTVSVLALIGLARLGGALPSMASDGLQPPLWLADYYWAKPSIMIMALWAAIGSNNMILYLAGLSNVPTELYEAASMDGASGRQRFWHVTWPQLAPVTFFIFIMSIIQGLQGGFEMARTMTQGGPAGATTTLSYFVYIEGFETGRLGFASAVAWALFALVFAVTAINFKFGSRYTND